Part of the Coregonus clupeaformis isolate EN_2021a unplaced genomic scaffold, ASM2061545v1 scaf0399, whole genome shotgun sequence genome, CTTAGTTATTCACTGTGATCtaaaaaaggctaaactgatcctgaaTCAGTACTCCTACTCCGAGACGCTTTGAAACATACGGCCCCTGATACAGAACGTCCTGGAACGTGTCCTGTATGTTGTGCTATTGAAGGGAACGTACCACGTTTGGGTTGAAAGGGGGGGTGAGCTTCTTAGCGGTGAGGTCTTCCCAGTTGATGGGGGAAAAGAACATGTGGTTCTTGATctcctcctgagagagagagagaggagggagagagagagagggggagagagagagagagagacagagggaaagacacATGATTACAAGTGTAatctacacacactctctctctctctcacacacacacacacacacacactatctcaattcaattcaatttaagggctttattggcatgggaaacgtgtgttaacattgccaaagcaagtgaaatagatagtaaacaaaagtgaaataaacaatacatattaacagtaaacattacactcagaagtttcaaaagaataaagacatttcaaatgtcatattatgtctatatacagtgttgtaacaatgtgcaaatagttaaagtacaaatgggaaaataaataaacataaatatgggttgtatttcctctctttctctctctctcccttctcttcactctgtctccctctctcacacacacttacgAAGTCGTGGCTGTGTCCCAGTCGGTGTGTGCGGTCTTTCTGCAGCAGTCCCTCCAGTATGTGCCTGGCAGCGTTAGAGATGTTAGGTTTGAGCTGCAGGGGCTTGTTCAGGATGTTGTCATACATCTCTGCTGTGTTACGGCTGTAGAATGGAGGCTGAGGAGAGACAGTAGTTAGATACCTGATACTGATATAACTATAAGGCAGATGGATTAAAACAAATGTATACATTGGCTTCTGATgaggtaagacagttgaactaagctcatgacgcatttataagttatattcttcaacaaTGAATTGAAAATGTAAAAGTCCCAGATTGTTGTGTACTCACCAGGCCATACAGCATCTCataaagcacggctcctaaacacCACCAGTCAACCGTCCTGTCATACGGCTGCTTGTGTAACACCTCTGGAGCTaggtactatagagagagagagagagagagagagagagagagagagagagagagagagagagagagagagagagagagagagagagagagagagagagagagagagagggagagagtgagagagagagagagagagagagagagagagagagagagagagagagagagagagagagagagagagagaagaacagaggaggagatggtgagagagagagagagagagagagagagagagagagagagagagagagagagagagagagagagagagagagagagaagaacagaggaggagatggtgagagagagagagagagagagagtgaagaacagaggaggagatggtgagagagagagagagagagagagagagagagagagagagagagagagagagagagagagagagagagagagagagagagagaagaacagaggaggagatggtgagagagagagagagggggggggggggagagagagagagagagagagagagagagagagagagagagagagagagagagagagagagagagagagagagagagagagacagagagagagacagagagacagagagagagagacagagaagaacaTACTGTAAGTTATTACATTGTCAATCATCACCAGCACATACCCCAATCATACCTCAACAACAACCACCAAACTTCCTCCAGCGGTTCCTTACCTCTGGTGTTCCACAGAATGTTGACGTGGTTCCGTTTAGTTCTATGTTCTCTTTGCAGAGGCCAAAGTCTGTGAGTATGATGTGTCCTTGAGAGTCAAGTAGAATATTCTCAGGCTTCAGGTCTCTGTACACAATATTTAGAGAGTGGAGGTAGCCTAGGGCGCTGGCGATCTCTGCTGTATAGAACCTGGCCCGGGGCTCCAGGAAACACCGCTCCCTCTGAAGATGGTAAAAcaactggaggagaggagagagagacggagagagacagagagagagagagagagagagagagagagagagagagagagagagagagagagagagagagagggagagagagagagagacaagagagagagagagagacagagagagagagagagagagagagagagacagagagagagagagagagagagggagagagagagacagagagagagagagagagacagagagagagagagagagacagagagagagagagagagacagagagagagagagagagagggagagagagagagagacagagagagagagagagagagagagagagagagagagagagagagagagagagagagagagagagagagagagagagagagagacgggttcAGATGTGATGACCTTTATTGTACAATTGAGATGTGCACATACAGAGCTTTGATGCTGCATCCACAGTATCATAGAAAATATCAActccagagggagagagaaacagaggaagccaggagagagagagagagagagaagagagaaaccaaggaagacaggagagagggagagagagaggagagagagagaagagagaaaccaaggaagacaggagagagggagagacagaagagagagaaacagaggaagagagggagagagagaagagagaaaccaaggaagacaggagagagggaaacagaggaagacaggagaatgagagagagagagagagagagagagagagagagagagagagagagagagagagagagagagagagagagagagagagagagagagagagagagagagagagagagagagagagagagagagagaaacttagAGGGAAAGAGGATGGAagtgagaaagagaaaaaaggagagggggagaggggatgagagagagaggaggaggagagagagagagagagagaggggggagagagagagagggagaggggaggagagaggggggagagagagggagaggggaggagagagagaggggggaggagagagcttCCTGAAGAGACCATATTTTATAATTTTTCACTCCTCTAACAATCACAGGAAATAAGCCCCATTACACACgcactctcaccctctctccctacccctctctatctctccctacccctctctctccccctcactctcctccgTTAATGTAGTCCAGTACAAAGTAGAGTTTgtccctccccccttccctcccccaTACCCcaacctcccttcccctcccttcccccctccctccctccctcccgttgTATCAgtgtctctcctcacctctcctccgttGATGTAGTCCAGTACAAAGTAGAGTTTATCAGCTGTCTGGAAGGAGTAGTGCAGTCCCACCAGGAAGGGGTGTTTAATGTTCTTCAACAGGACGTTTCTCTCTGACATGATGTGCTTCTCCTGGAGGTCAACAAAGGTCAAAGGATCAGTGTTAGATGTTATAGGTCATGGAGGCTGgaaatgtggtgtgtgtgtgtgtgtgtgtgtgtctgtgtgtgtgtgtgtgtctgtgtgtgtgtgtctgtgtctgtgtctgtgtgtgtgtgtgtgtgtgtgtgtgtgtgtgtgtgtgtgtgtgtgtgtgtgtttggttgtgtgtgtgtatgtgtgtgtgtgtcagtgtgtgtgtgtttcccggtagtgtgtgtgtccacgtaCCTCTTTCTTCTTCAGGATGGCCTTCTTCTGCAGCACCTTAACAGCGTAGAACTGGTCGTCTGTTCGGTGCCTGGCCAGGAGGACCTTCCCGAAGCTGCCTTTCCCTATCACTTTCAGGAAGTGGAAGTCACTGGGCTTGGCTGTGGGGTTGGAGGACGGGCCCAGGTTAATCTGCTGGGAGGGACTTggctgtagaggagaggagagcgggttaGAGCTATGATATATAAATACACCCTAACCTTGACCTTATTTTTAACCAGAAGCAGTAGTGAACTATATGGTGCTACAGATGCCATATAAAACCTGCAGTATGTATACAGATGCCATATGAAACCTGCAGTATGTATACAGATGCCATATGAAACCTGCAGTATGTGTACAGATGCCATATGAAACCTGCAGTAGACGCTGAGTTACACAGCAGAATtgaacacaggacacacacatcgacatacacacaggacaccggCAAACAAACATGCATATAGGCCTGTTTCCAAATGAATATTTTGCATATTATCTAATGTGGGACTGTATATGTACACAATGTACACAAAGGAAACAGTTAAAACACACATTTGTACTTACAGGAGGAGAGGGGTTTGCGTTCATTAGTTCTGCCTCCTGTTGTTGGGGAGCCAAGTTGACGATGGACTGAACCTCAGGactggagaggggggggggagacagagagagacagagagagagagagagagagagaggggggggggaagaggggagagagaaagaggggagagagagaaagagagagaaagagagagagagagagagagagagagagagagagagagagagagagagagagagagagagagagagagacagagagagagagagagagagagagaggagggagagagacagagagagagagagagagagagagagagagagagagagagagggagagagagagagagagagagaggggggaagaggggagagagaaagaggggagagagagaaagagagagacagagagagagagagagagagagagagagagagagagagagagagagagagagagagagagagagagagacagagagagagagagagagagagagaggagggagagagacagagagagagagagagagagagagagagagagagagagagagagagacagggagagagagagagagagagagagagagagagagagagagagagagagagagagagagagagagagagagagagagagagagagagagagagagagagagagagagagacagggagagagagagagagagagagggggagagagagagagtttagataTAGCCTTATTCAATATACAATCCTAATGAAAATATTTAAgcaaaacagatacaaatatggAACAAATATGCATACATCATAACGCATGAGGATCAATTAATTACATTCTCATTATATTACATGCATTACACAGTAGTCATATAGTTTTCCATTTGGCTTTGAATCAGGTCATAGTTACTCACTGTTTGCAGGTGTAGGAGTTGCTAGTGGCCAGCCTCTGAATAAAGTCATTCAGACCCATTCTTCTCTGTTTCATAAAAGCTGCAAGAAAGAAAACAAAAAGACAGGAGGAAAACATGAAAGAGATGGAAAACCCACAGTaaaatatattctctctctctctctctggtaatcCTACCATTGAGTAAAGCTCCTAGTCCTCCTGTTTTGGAATCGGTCATCAACACAGGCCAGTCTCTCACCCTTATTATTGTCATGGTTGCAGGCTATAATCTGGCTGTTAAAATCCCTGAGGTAAACTCCTGCTCTGCTGTAGTTCAGAGCGCAACTGTAGTTTGGGGCTTTGTGTTGGACTACTTCTATAGGAGGACaggaaaggaaggagggagggagggactccTCCAGGGCGTGTCATGACGTTGAGCCCGTTCGAGTGTAGTGCGGTGTTTACATTCTAGTCGGAACTAGAAAAATCTAAAATGTCATACTTGCTGATTcgttgaacttgttacctgtatagctacaaccagttagcaagtctgaaatctcagagtttcctagttccgactatcACATGAATGCGGCATTAACATGCATTTCGCGCGGTAGACGGTGACGTTTGTTAACAAGGCCGCGGTTCAGTTATGAGGCGTTTACCCTCAAACGGACtttcagtatctacagtatctacagtagccTTCGGCGCCCCAAGGTCGGCATAAATGCGTCAGAGTACAGCGTAAAAACAATGGGGAAAAACACTCCTACGTCCATTGCCAGCTGAAAGAACTGTGTACTATTGTGCAACTTGCAAACAAGAGTTGCAGGAATTTTCCAAAGcacaggcatcagctgtgcaacAGTTCAGATATTTCAATGGTCCTTGTAGACAGAGAGCAAACAATGTATTTAGGGTTAATATAAAACCAAGTAGATCTACTCTAATTCCTTCCAAATGCGCTGCCAGCTACAACTAACTGTATTTTACCTTTCTGAAAAATTAGAATATCCTTACACCGCGATGACATAACCTGCAGTAACCTGGTATGGTAAAGAAATTAAAGTCGATAGCACACATATTAACATCACAGACTTACCTCTGTGTAAAGTCTGAATAATTTAACTGTCTCTTGGACACACACAGGGAACCACAAGAGACAGAATGACCAGTAAGGAGCCTGTAGCCTATACCGTGGAGCTTCCGGATGTATCAGTGAGAAAAAATAAGTGATAGCCCTTCGGTCCTTCAGTCCATTTCAACTTCACTCTCTTGACAATTCATAATTAAAGTTGTCGATGAAAGTGGCTCTTGGTGACGCATGTATCCTGATATAGCCTACAAAAGACTCGGGAGGAGCCGCGCCAGCGGAGGtggttggggggaggggggttgacGCCAGGAAAAGCCGCTGGAAAAGTACAAGATGAAGGGTAGCTCTCCTAGTCCTCTCCTACATTCAGCTCACGAACCCAACGGGAAAGGGCAAAGAAGGAGAAAAAAAAACCGTTGGGGGGGTCAAAGAAATAGGACATTGATTGTTCTGGGTCTTCAGCACAACGAACCTGGCCTCAAGCACCAAACACCAACCTTTTGATGATATAACAACTAACTAATGAAATGTATGAAACGTTCTTTGTTTTGAGGCGAGAAAGTGTGCTATGCACAAttaaaaagtacatttacataatGGAATATTTCGAACACTGGCTGTCTGTCTCGGTTTGGGAAGGTTACATAACGACCTCACCTGATTCTCGCCTAAATCATTTACTTTCTCGGTCATGCATTCATTCCTAGGTCATGCATTCATTCCTAGGTCAGGGCAGAGCCACAGAAAGTTTATCCTTCAGATTAAAGCTATAAACAGTCATTTCGAGTGACACTGAAGAGACAATATCGCTCAGCTGGAATTGAAATCCTGCTACCGTTGGCTAACAGATTCTCACGTGCAACACGCAGCTTTTTACAATAGATTCTCGGTCAGAAGTATTCTATTGATCCCGAGTCAATCGATGTTCGTGTGAATACCAAGTTAATAAGACAATACTGAATCCAGGCCAGAGATATAGGCCAGAGCTCATTGCGACAGGAACACTATCCCAGATGTTAGCAGAAACATTCCATGGAAAAAGTAAATTACGCTATTAGGAACCATCGATAGACCTTATCAATAGCCTAATGCAATCAATCAAATCACTTTTCCTTTTCGACACCAACCTTTTAGTTCAGTAGTGGTCCTCATCTTATCATGTTGCCTATTTCCCCCAGAGCAGACCAGAGCGACGGACTGATTCAACAAGTAGAGGTGGGAAAGAAGGAAACTTCTCAGAGCCTCGACAGCATATATAACACCTCTTATCAGCTCAACATGATTTAATATGAGTAAAAAAAACGGTGTTAAAACCGGGTCACGGTAGCCCAAAAGCccggcagatggcgatattgag contains:
- the LOC121555444 gene encoding serine/threonine-protein kinase Sgk1 isoform X2; the encoded protein is MRTTTELKAFMKQRRMGLNDFIQRLATSNSYTCKHPEVQSIVNLAPQQQEAELMNANPSPPPSPSQQINLGPSSNPTAKPSDFHFLKVIGKGSFGKVLLARHRTDDQFYAVKVLQKKAILKKKEEKHIMSERNVLLKNIKHPFLVGLHYSFQTADKLYFVLDYINGGELFYHLQRERCFLEPRARFYTAEIASALGYLHSLNIVYRDLKPENILLDSQGHIILTDFGLCKENIELNGTTSTFCGTPEYLAPEVLHKQPYDRTVDWWCLGAVLYEMLYGLPPFYSRNTAEMYDNILNKPLQLKPNISNAARHILEGLLQKDRTHRLGHSHDFEEIKNHMFFSPINWEDLTAKKLTPPFNPNVTGPNDLRHFDPEFTDEPVPSSIGCSPDSSLITASIKDAAEAFLGFSYAPSMDSYL
- the LOC121555444 gene encoding serine/threonine-protein kinase Sgk1 isoform X3 — translated: MKQRRMGLNDFIQRLATSNSYTCKHPEVQSIVNLAPQQQEAELMNANPSPPPSPSQQINLGPSSNPTAKPSDFHFLKVIGKGSFGKVLLARHRTDDQFYAVKVLQKKAILKKKEEKHIMSERNVLLKNIKHPFLVGLHYSFQTADKLYFVLDYINGGELFYHLQRERCFLEPRARFYTAEIASALGYLHSLNIVYRDLKPENILLDSQGHIILTDFGLCKENIELNGTTSTFCGTPEYLAPEVLHKQPYDRTVDWWCLGAVLYEMLYGLPPFYSRNTAEMYDNILNKPLQLKPNISNAARHILEGLLQKDRTHRLGHSHDFEEIKNHMFFSPINWEDLTAKKLTPPFNPNVTGPNDLRHFDPEFTDEPVPSSIGCSPDSSLITASIKDAAEAFLGFSYAPSMDSYL
- the LOC121555444 gene encoding serine/threonine-protein kinase Sgk1 isoform X1; the encoded protein is MTIIRVRDWPVLMTDSKTGGLGALLNAFMKQRRMGLNDFIQRLATSNSYTCKHPEVQSIVNLAPQQQEAELMNANPSPPPSPSQQINLGPSSNPTAKPSDFHFLKVIGKGSFGKVLLARHRTDDQFYAVKVLQKKAILKKKEEKHIMSERNVLLKNIKHPFLVGLHYSFQTADKLYFVLDYINGGELFYHLQRERCFLEPRARFYTAEIASALGYLHSLNIVYRDLKPENILLDSQGHIILTDFGLCKENIELNGTTSTFCGTPEYLAPEVLHKQPYDRTVDWWCLGAVLYEMLYGLPPFYSRNTAEMYDNILNKPLQLKPNISNAARHILEGLLQKDRTHRLGHSHDFEEIKNHMFFSPINWEDLTAKKLTPPFNPNVTGPNDLRHFDPEFTDEPVPSSIGCSPDSSLITASIKDAAEAFLGFSYAPSMDSYL